A portion of the Algisphaera agarilytica genome contains these proteins:
- a CDS encoding aldo/keto reductase, whose translation MNYRVLGRTGVKVHPLCLGTMNFGSFTPPEDAHAILNAYTEGGGNFVDTANVYNNGQSESIIGDWMANENNRDEFVLSTKVHGKRGENINQQGNHRWHIVREVEESLKRLKTDRIDLYHIHRPDPDTPIDQTLRALDDLVRSGKVLYLASSTFPAWELAEAHFIAKELGTARFDVEQPPLNIIDRRIEKEVLPFCQRYDVATITWAPLARGRLAGKYTRGGRSIPDGSYYQSRGKDDFPPSQWPVMEGVDKLADERGCTSSQFSIAWCLSVPGVTCPILGPRTVEQLQDNMGAADIELTQAERDAVDNLVPPGELCRDAGLGAVPR comes from the coding sequence ATGAATTACCGCGTCCTCGGCCGCACCGGCGTCAAAGTCCACCCGCTCTGCCTCGGCACCATGAACTTCGGCAGCTTCACCCCGCCCGAAGACGCCCACGCCATCCTCAACGCCTACACCGAAGGCGGCGGCAACTTTGTCGACACCGCCAACGTCTACAACAACGGCCAAAGCGAATCCATCATCGGCGACTGGATGGCGAACGAAAACAACCGTGACGAATTCGTCCTCTCCACCAAAGTCCACGGCAAGCGCGGCGAGAACATCAACCAACAAGGCAACCACCGCTGGCACATCGTCCGCGAAGTCGAAGAATCGCTGAAGCGTCTGAAGACCGACCGCATCGACCTGTACCACATCCACCGCCCCGACCCCGACACGCCGATTGATCAGACGCTGCGAGCGCTCGACGATCTGGTCCGCTCGGGCAAGGTGCTGTACCTGGCGAGTTCGACCTTCCCCGCCTGGGAGTTGGCCGAGGCCCACTTCATCGCCAAGGAGCTCGGCACCGCGCGCTTCGACGTCGAGCAACCCCCGCTGAACATCATCGACCGGCGGATCGAAAAGGAAGTCCTGCCGTTCTGCCAGCGCTACGACGTGGCGACGATCACCTGGGCCCCGCTGGCGCGTGGCCGCTTGGCCGGCAAGTACACCCGCGGCGGCCGATCGATCCCCGACGGCTCGTACTACCAGAGCCGCGGCAAGGACGACTTCCCGCCCAGCCAATGGCCGGTCATGGAGGGCGTCGACAAATTGGCAGACGAGCGCGGCTGCACCAGCAGCCAGTTCTCCATCGCCTGGTGCTTGTCGGTCCCCGGCGTCACCTGCCCCATCCTTGGCCCCCGCACCGTCGAACAACTCCAAGACAACATGGGCGCCGCCGACATCGAACTCACCCAAGCCGAGCGCGACGCCGTCGACAACCTCGTCCCCCCCGGCGAACTCTGCCGCGACGCGGGACTCGGTGCGGTGCCGCGGTAA
- a CDS encoding CIA30 family protein produces MPAHAEDSASETEAAAVFLLTDYTDPQSNDRWAVVNDNVMGGRSEGDVSFDADEPGVMVMTGDINTNGGGFTSVRMNLDAELFASEAGAAVLDDLQAVRLRVRGDAASLGRPFALRLEDRVPRPRGINFRTLLPIDQDADPNEWQEITIPVADLQPTFRGNRLDPEAWAPLDTSQLARLGLILSDVEDGPYRLEVDRIEYLR; encoded by the coding sequence GTGCCTGCCCACGCCGAAGACTCGGCATCCGAGACCGAGGCTGCCGCGGTGTTCCTCTTAACCGACTATACCGATCCCCAGAGCAACGACCGATGGGCCGTGGTGAACGACAACGTGATGGGCGGACGGTCCGAGGGCGATGTGTCGTTCGACGCCGATGAGCCCGGCGTCATGGTCATGACCGGCGACATCAACACCAACGGCGGCGGATTCACTTCCGTGCGGATGAATCTTGATGCTGAACTCTTCGCGTCGGAGGCTGGGGCTGCGGTGTTGGATGATCTGCAGGCCGTCCGACTGCGGGTCCGCGGCGATGCGGCTTCGCTGGGCAGACCTTTCGCGTTGCGGCTGGAAGACCGTGTGCCACGACCGCGCGGCATCAACTTCCGCACCCTTCTGCCGATCGACCAAGACGCGGACCCTAACGAGTGGCAAGAGATCACTATCCCTGTAGCCGACCTACAACCCACGTTTCGCGGCAACCGTTTGGACCCCGAGGCTTGGGCCCCGCTGGACACCTCCCAACTCGCCCGCCTCGGCCTGATCCTCAGTGACGTGGAAGACGGGCCGTACCGCCTCGAAGTCGATCGGATCGAATACTTGCGGTGA
- a CDS encoding DUF1003 domain-containing protein: MAVKKYISNLARALLGKPYNKLTEREKRVIDAMAAGEPVAQNVNTVFHEKLSVGQRVADWMAKVAGSWGFIITFVVILGSWMTLNSFILIRNDVDAFDPYPYILLNLVLSTLAALQAPVIMMSQNRQSEKDRLTAANAFEVSLKTELEIQQLHKKVDELTAKLVGNSDESGESEGTGSA; the protein is encoded by the coding sequence ATGGCTGTCAAGAAATACATCTCGAACCTCGCCCGTGCTCTGCTTGGGAAACCCTACAACAAGCTGACTGAACGCGAGAAGCGGGTGATCGATGCGATGGCGGCGGGGGAGCCGGTGGCGCAGAACGTCAATACGGTGTTTCACGAAAAATTATCCGTCGGCCAGCGGGTCGCGGACTGGATGGCGAAGGTCGCGGGGTCGTGGGGGTTCATCATCACGTTTGTGGTGATCCTGGGGAGCTGGATGACGCTCAACTCGTTCATCCTGATCCGCAACGATGTGGATGCGTTCGATCCGTACCCGTACATCCTGTTGAACCTGGTGCTGTCCACACTCGCGGCGCTGCAGGCCCCGGTGATCATGATGTCGCAGAACCGTCAATCCGAGAAGGATCGGCTCACGGCGGCGAACGCGTTTGAGGTGAGCCTGAAGACGGAGCTGGAGATTCAGCAGCTTCACAAGAAAGTGGATGAACTCACGGCCAAGCTGGTGGGAAACTCGGATGAGTCGGGGGAGAGCGAGGGGACCGGGTCGGCGTAG
- a CDS encoding esterase family protein, with translation MQREYHRWHSQALGRDMELLAFGHAGPRVLVFPTRVGRFFDYENWGLVGTLRPRIEAGQMQLFCLDSIDDEALYATWMNPADRMRRNRAYEEYVLREVMPLTRKLNPHIEMWAHGCSFGAYHAMTLALRQPQFFSRIISFSGRYDPTLNTGSFRDLLDGHYDDLVYHHAPSHFIPRLEDHERLEQLRKLDITIVIGREDAFLANNREFSEALHRKGIPHQYYEWDGEAHRAKFWRQMLAWYM, from the coding sequence ATGCAGCGGGAATACCACCGCTGGCACAGCCAAGCGCTCGGCCGCGACATGGAGCTCCTCGCCTTCGGCCACGCCGGGCCGCGTGTCCTCGTGTTCCCCACCCGCGTCGGCCGCTTCTTCGACTACGAAAACTGGGGCCTCGTCGGCACGCTGCGCCCCCGCATCGAAGCCGGCCAGATGCAGCTGTTCTGCCTCGACTCCATCGACGACGAAGCGCTCTACGCCACCTGGATGAACCCCGCCGACCGCATGCGTCGCAACCGCGCGTACGAGGAATACGTCCTCCGCGAAGTCATGCCGCTCACCCGAAAGCTCAACCCCCACATCGAGATGTGGGCCCACGGCTGCAGCTTCGGCGCCTACCACGCCATGACCCTCGCTCTCCGCCAACCCCAATTTTTCTCCCGCATCATCTCCTTCTCCGGCCGATACGACCCCACCCTCAACACCGGCAGCTTCCGCGACCTGCTCGACGGCCATTACGACGACCTCGTCTACCACCACGCCCCCAGCCACTTCATCCCCCGCCTCGAAGACCACGAGCGTTTGGAGCAACTCCGCAAACTCGACATCACGATCGTCATTGGTCGTGAGGACGCCTTCCTCGCCAACAACCGCGAGTTCAGCGAAGCCCTCCACCGCAAAGGCATCCCCCACCAATACTACGAATGGGACGGCGAAGCCCACCGCGCCAAGTTTTGGCGCCAGATGCTGGCGTGGTACATGTGA
- a CDS encoding SGNH/GDSL hydrolase family protein, whose product MQWYEDDVADAIARRESAVANQFPAGPVVFYGSSSIRLWETLEQDFPHTWTANLGFGGSTLEACDHFFERMVLPARPAGLVVYAGDNDIGDGRSPEAILKSFHALMKKIDADLPGVPVAWISIKPSIARWDKREAIGKVNVWTREAVRARPGTDWVDIYDRMLGPDGNPRKELFADDGLHLSPAGYQLWAQAVRDDVAWLSQPANANPV is encoded by the coding sequence ATGCAGTGGTACGAAGACGATGTTGCCGACGCGATCGCCCGCCGTGAGTCGGCCGTGGCCAACCAGTTCCCCGCCGGCCCCGTGGTCTTCTACGGCAGCTCGTCCATCCGCCTCTGGGAAACCCTCGAGCAAGACTTCCCCCACACCTGGACCGCCAACCTCGGCTTCGGCGGGTCCACCCTCGAAGCCTGCGACCACTTCTTCGAACGCATGGTCCTGCCCGCGCGTCCCGCCGGCCTGGTCGTCTACGCCGGGGACAACGACATCGGCGACGGCCGATCACCCGAAGCCATCCTCAAGAGCTTCCACGCCCTGATGAAAAAAATCGACGCCGACCTCCCCGGCGTCCCCGTCGCCTGGATCAGCATCAAGCCCAGCATCGCCCGCTGGGACAAACGCGAAGCCATCGGCAAGGTTAACGTCTGGACCCGTGAAGCCGTCCGTGCCCGCCCCGGCACCGACTGGGTCGACATCTACGACCGCATGCTCGGCCCCGACGGCAATCCCCGCAAAGAACTCTTTGCCGACGACGGCCTGCACCTCAGCCCCGCCGGCTACCAACTCTGGGCCCAGGCCGTCCGCGACGACGTCGCCTGGCTCTCCCAACCCGCCAACGCCAACCCCGTTTAG
- a CDS encoding SprT family zinc-dependent metalloprotease, with product MDLPSAGQLAQSLMHTHGLVAEGWTFRFNQRKRALGLCNYTTKRIELSAPFVARNDEHEVRDVILHEIAHALTPPPTPSKPRAKQSEAPDHHPNTYTPHGPAWRATCLRIGANPNRLNATAAAPEGKYQATCPGCQTTHHRHRKPAKGRTYICKACGPEHGKLTFHAA from the coding sequence ATGGACCTGCCCTCCGCCGGCCAACTCGCCCAGTCGCTCATGCACACCCACGGCCTCGTCGCCGAGGGCTGGACCTTCCGCTTCAACCAACGCAAACGCGCCCTTGGCCTGTGCAACTACACCACCAAACGCATCGAACTCTCCGCACCCTTCGTGGCCCGTAACGACGAACACGAAGTCCGCGACGTCATCCTCCACGAGATCGCCCACGCCCTAACCCCACCCCCCACCCCCTCCAAGCCGAGGGCTAAGCAAAGCGAAGCCCCGGATCATCACCCCAATACCTACACCCCCCACGGCCCCGCCTGGCGCGCCACCTGCCTCCGCATCGGCGCCAACCCCAACCGCCTCAACGCCACCGCCGCCGCCCCCGAAGGCAAGTACCAAGCCACCTGCCCCGGCTGCCAAACCACCCACCACCGCCACCGCAAACCCGCCAAGGGCCGCACCTACATCTGCAAAGCCTGCGGCCCCGAACACGGAAAACTCACCTTCCACGCCGCCTGA
- a CDS encoding DUF6768 family protein, whose amino-acid sequence MNDLDDLLKESLGSDTADVVIPRDTLREEIGGAFMGWSRPLLVMVLFDTVLAGIMFVVSVVNMFRADDLRMTVIWATSALFFGLATGFIKLYFYMRSNRNRVLREVKRLELGVAVLSEHVRKA is encoded by the coding sequence ATGAACGACCTCGACGACCTGCTCAAAGAATCGCTCGGCTCGGATACCGCTGACGTGGTCATCCCCCGCGACACCCTCCGCGAAGAAATCGGTGGCGCGTTTATGGGTTGGTCCCGCCCGCTGCTGGTCATGGTGTTATTCGACACCGTGTTGGCGGGGATCATGTTCGTCGTCTCGGTGGTGAACATGTTCCGTGCCGACGACTTGCGGATGACGGTGATCTGGGCGACTTCGGCGCTTTTCTTCGGCCTCGCGACGGGCTTTATCAAGCTCTATTTCTACATGCGTTCAAACCGCAATCGCGTGCTCCGTGAAGTCAAACGCCTGGAGCTCGGTGTTGCGGTATTGAGCGAACACGTGCGCAAGGCATAA
- a CDS encoding RNA polymerase sigma factor has translation MASPDRVADEWLVLAAQDGRAEARDRLVDRWHARLWRHARNVTGNAEAARDVTQEAWVGILKRLHRLDDPAAFPAWAYRIVNHKSVDWIRKESRNRKRSAPLPDDLAAANESAAAEETRDRVQQVLAALQQLPVEQRALLSMHYLDDLSTIEIAAALNIPRGTVKSRMHTARQNLKPFLEGVQS, from the coding sequence ATGGCAAGCCCGGACCGAGTTGCGGATGAATGGTTAGTCCTGGCGGCACAGGACGGCCGGGCCGAGGCAAGAGACCGATTGGTCGACCGCTGGCACGCCCGTCTGTGGCGCCACGCCCGCAACGTCACCGGCAACGCCGAGGCCGCCCGCGACGTCACGCAGGAAGCGTGGGTCGGCATCCTCAAACGCCTGCACCGCCTCGACGACCCCGCAGCATTCCCCGCCTGGGCGTACCGCATCGTGAACCACAAGTCGGTGGACTGGATCCGCAAAGAGTCGCGCAACCGCAAGCGGAGTGCGCCGCTGCCCGACGACCTGGCCGCCGCGAACGAATCGGCCGCCGCCGAAGAAACCCGGGACCGTGTGCAGCAGGTGCTGGCCGCGCTGCAACAACTACCCGTCGAACAGCGGGCGCTGCTCTCGATGCACTACCTCGACGACCTCTCGACGATCGAGATTGCTGCTGCCCTGAACATCCCGCGCGGCACGGTGAAGAGCCGGATGCACACCGCACGACAGAACCTCAAACCGTTTTTAGAAGGAGTCCAATCATGA
- the katG gene encoding catalase/peroxidase HPI: protein MPDTPSSDASQCPYLSANAPQADTVGSGANHRWWPDQINLRVLKQNSPHIDPMEEDFDYAAEFQTLDLPTVKKDIEEVLTTSQDWWPADWGHYGPLMIRLAWHSAGTYRVFDGRGGAGSGSHRFAPLNSWPDNANLDKARRLLWPIKAKYGRKLSWADLMILVGNVALESMGFKTFGFAGGRADVWEPEEDVYWGPEKEWLADERYTGDRILETPLGAVQMGLIYVNPEGPNGEPSAIAAGRDIRETFARMAMNDEETVALIAGGHTFGKAHGAASDAEYVGPAPEGEAIEAQGFGWKNSYQSGQGNDTITSGLEGAWTPNPTKWDNGYFDMLFKYDWDLAKSPAGAWQWVPSKPEADDMVPAPHGSEESTAPIMFTTDMALRMDPIYEPISRRFHENPDQFADAFARAWYKLTHRDMGPHARLVGSEVPEPQLWQDPVPAVDHELVDDADVAELKATLLAAGPSISQYVATAWAAASSFRGTDMRGGANGGRLRLAPQKDWDANDPAVLAMVIPVLEKVQADFNAKQSGNKKVSFADLVVLGGVAAVEEAARKAGHDVTVPFTPGRTDATEETTDLHSFGYLEPSADGFRNYLHTDHKRSPAELLIDKANLLTLTVPEMTVLLGGLRVLGANTGQSKLGVFTDQPGTLTNDFFVNLLDMGTKWAVSSRCEHFLEGRDASGEIKWTATEADLVFGSNSQLRALAEVYACDDAKAKFVKDFVAAWDKVMNLDRFELD, encoded by the coding sequence ATGCCCGACACGCCCTCGTCCGACGCCAGCCAATGCCCGTACCTCAGTGCCAACGCCCCGCAGGCCGACACCGTCGGCTCGGGTGCAAACCACCGCTGGTGGCCCGACCAGATCAACCTGCGCGTGCTCAAGCAGAACTCGCCTCACATCGACCCGATGGAGGAAGACTTCGACTACGCCGCGGAGTTCCAGACGCTCGACCTGCCCACGGTGAAGAAAGACATCGAAGAGGTCCTGACCACCAGCCAGGACTGGTGGCCCGCCGACTGGGGCCACTACGGCCCGCTGATGATCCGCCTCGCCTGGCACTCGGCCGGCACCTACCGCGTGTTTGATGGCCGCGGCGGCGCGGGCTCGGGCTCGCACCGCTTCGCCCCGCTCAACTCCTGGCCCGACAACGCCAACCTCGACAAGGCCCGCCGCCTGCTCTGGCCGATCAAGGCGAAGTACGGCCGCAAGCTGTCCTGGGCCGACCTGATGATCCTCGTGGGTAACGTTGCGCTCGAGTCGATGGGCTTCAAGACCTTCGGCTTCGCCGGCGGCCGAGCGGATGTCTGGGAACCCGAAGAAGACGTGTACTGGGGCCCCGAGAAGGAATGGCTCGCCGACGAACGCTACACCGGCGACCGTATCCTCGAGACGCCGCTGGGTGCGGTGCAGATGGGCCTGATCTACGTTAATCCCGAAGGCCCGAACGGTGAGCCCAGCGCGATCGCCGCTGGCCGTGACATCCGCGAAACCTTCGCCCGCATGGCGATGAACGACGAAGAGACCGTCGCCCTGATCGCCGGCGGCCACACCTTCGGTAAGGCCCACGGCGCCGCGAGCGACGCCGAGTACGTCGGCCCCGCCCCCGAAGGCGAAGCGATCGAAGCCCAGGGCTTCGGCTGGAAGAACAGCTACCAGTCCGGCCAGGGCAACGACACCATCACCTCCGGCCTCGAAGGCGCCTGGACCCCCAACCCCACCAAGTGGGACAACGGCTACTTCGACATGCTGTTCAAGTACGACTGGGACCTCGCCAAGAGCCCGGCCGGTGCGTGGCAGTGGGTGCCCTCCAAGCCCGAAGCCGACGACATGGTCCCCGCGCCCCACGGCTCCGAAGAGAGCACCGCGCCGATCATGTTCACCACCGACATGGCCCTGCGGATGGACCCGATCTACGAGCCCATCTCGCGCCGCTTCCACGAAAACCCCGACCAGTTTGCCGACGCCTTCGCCCGCGCCTGGTACAAGCTGACCCACCGCGACATGGGCCCCCACGCCCGCTTGGTCGGCTCGGAAGTGCCCGAGCCGCAGCTGTGGCAAGACCCCGTCCCGGCGGTGGACCACGAGCTCGTGGACGACGCCGACGTCGCTGAACTCAAGGCCACGCTGCTTGCCGCCGGCCCGTCGATCTCGCAGTACGTGGCCACCGCCTGGGCGGCCGCGTCGAGCTTCCGCGGCACCGACATGCGGGGTGGCGCCAACGGCGGCCGCCTCCGTCTCGCGCCGCAGAAGGACTGGGACGCCAACGACCCGGCCGTGCTCGCCATGGTGATCCCGGTGCTGGAGAAGGTGCAAGCCGACTTCAACGCCAAGCAGTCCGGCAACAAGAAGGTCTCGTTTGCCGACCTGGTGGTGCTCGGCGGTGTCGCCGCGGTGGAAGAAGCCGCCCGCAAGGCGGGCCACGACGTGACCGTGCCGTTTACCCCCGGCCGGACCGACGCCACCGAGGAAACCACCGACCTGCACTCGTTCGGCTACCTCGAGCCCTCGGCCGACGGCTTCCGCAACTACCTGCACACCGACCACAAGCGCTCGCCCGCCGAGCTGCTGATCGACAAGGCCAACCTGCTCACCCTCACCGTCCCGGAGATGACCGTGCTGCTGGGCGGCCTCCGTGTCCTCGGGGCCAACACCGGCCAGAGCAAGCTCGGCGTGTTCACCGATCAGCCCGGAACCCTGACCAACGACTTCTTCGTGAACCTGCTGGACATGGGCACGAAGTGGGCGGTTTCGTCCCGCTGCGAACATTTCCTCGAAGGCCGTGATGCTTCGGGCGAGATCAAATGGACCGCCACCGAAGCCGATCTGGTCTTCGGCAGCAATTCTCAGCTCCGCGCGTTGGCCGAGGTCTACGCGTGTGACGACGCTAAAGCCAAGTTTGTAAAGGACTTCGTTGCGGCGTGGGACAAGGTGATGAACCTGGATCGCTTCGAACTGGACTAA
- a CDS encoding LysR family transcriptional regulator, with protein MEIHQLRYFLAVAEQGGMRQAARVCHVTQPTLSMQIQKLEDELGHRLFDRSSRGTELTEAGRSLLPRARKILGELSVTLDTVRADVERGRGRLRVGAIPTIAPFLLPPAVRRFQKQNPEAELVIAEDVTASLIEELVASRLDLAFMSLPLDDERITFEHLFDEPLSVVMAKEDPLAERKTVRPNDLVDRPPIVLHDMHCLGQRVQAYCEVIGLGEHEQWKAAQLATVQEWVALGLGVSLLPRMVAERDRSAKRVYRPLAKPVPTRAVVAAHRADRPLSVLGRSLVDAVMQD; from the coding sequence ATGGAAATCCACCAACTTCGCTACTTCCTGGCCGTGGCCGAGCAGGGCGGGATGCGTCAGGCCGCCCGGGTCTGCCACGTCACCCAGCCGACCTTGAGCATGCAGATACAGAAACTCGAAGACGAGCTGGGGCACCGGCTGTTTGACCGCTCGTCCCGGGGGACCGAGCTCACCGAGGCGGGCCGGTCGCTGCTGCCTCGGGCGCGGAAGATCCTCGGCGAGCTGTCGGTCACGCTCGACACCGTCCGCGCCGACGTCGAGCGTGGGCGTGGCCGGCTGCGTGTCGGCGCGATCCCGACGATCGCGCCGTTTCTGTTGCCGCCCGCCGTGCGCCGGTTCCAGAAGCAAAACCCCGAGGCCGAGCTGGTCATCGCCGAGGACGTCACTGCGAGCCTCATCGAGGAACTCGTCGCCTCACGGCTGGACCTGGCGTTCATGAGCCTGCCCCTCGACGACGAACGCATCACCTTTGAACACCTCTTCGACGAACCGCTCTCGGTGGTTATGGCCAAGGAAGACCCCTTGGCCGAGCGTAAGACCGTTCGGCCGAACGACCTGGTCGACCGCCCCCCCATCGTGCTGCACGACATGCACTGTCTGGGTCAGCGGGTGCAGGCCTACTGCGAGGTCATCGGATTGGGCGAGCACGAGCAGTGGAAAGCCGCGCAGCTCGCGACCGTGCAGGAATGGGTTGCGCTCGGGCTGGGGGTTTCGCTGTTACCGCGCATGGTGGCCGAGCGCGACCGGTCGGCGAAGCGGGTGTACCGCCCGCTGGCCAAGCCCGTGCCGACGCGGGCGGTGGTCGCGGCGCACCGGGCCGATCGGCCGTTGTCGGTCTTAGGCCGGTCGTTGGTCGACGCGGTGATGCAGGATTGA
- a CDS encoding 2-hydroxyacid dehydrogenase — translation MKIAFFNTKRYDRRFFDAANAQHGHDITYLDPRLEVNSAVIAAGHDAACLFVNDDGSAAVIEVLAEQGIKHLALRSAGFNHVDLKAAEQAVITVCRVPAYSPHGVAEHAIALMMTLNRMTHRAFNRVRESNFALEGLLGFEMHGRTAGVVGTGKIGAAAARILAGFGCRVLAYDVYENDELKALGVEYVTLDELFAQSEIITLHCPLMPETEHLINADTLAQMQDGVMLINTSRGKLIHTDSVIDALKTGRVGHLGLDVYEEEDELFFEDHSGDILQDDEFARLLTFPNVLITGHQAFFTRHALEEIASVTLTNLTQLERGKPCPNTLASW, via the coding sequence ATGAAGATCGCCTTTTTCAACACCAAACGGTACGACCGCCGGTTCTTCGACGCGGCCAATGCGCAGCATGGCCACGACATCACCTACCTCGATCCGCGGCTCGAGGTGAACTCGGCCGTGATCGCCGCCGGTCACGACGCGGCGTGTCTGTTCGTGAACGACGACGGCTCGGCCGCGGTCATCGAGGTCCTCGCCGAGCAGGGCATCAAGCACCTGGCGCTGCGCTCGGCGGGGTTCAACCACGTCGACCTCAAGGCCGCCGAGCAGGCGGTCATAACCGTCTGCCGGGTGCCGGCCTACTCGCCGCACGGCGTGGCCGAGCACGCGATCGCGCTGATGATGACGCTCAACCGCATGACCCACCGCGCGTTCAACCGGGTGCGCGAAAGCAACTTCGCGCTCGAAGGCTTACTCGGTTTCGAGATGCACGGTCGAACGGCCGGCGTCGTGGGGACCGGCAAGATCGGTGCGGCGGCGGCACGCATCCTCGCGGGTTTCGGCTGCCGGGTGCTCGCCTACGACGTTTACGAAAACGACGAGCTCAAAGCCCTCGGCGTCGAATACGTCACGCTCGATGAGCTCTTCGCCCAGAGCGAGATCATCACGCTGCACTGCCCGCTGATGCCCGAGACCGAACACCTGATCAACGCCGACACGCTCGCTCAGATGCAAGACGGCGTCATGCTCATCAATACCAGTCGGGGCAAACTCATCCACACCGACTCGGTGATCGACGCGCTCAAGACCGGACGCGTCGGCCACCTGGGCCTGGACGTCTACGAGGAAGAAGACGAGCTCTTCTTCGAGGACCACTCCGGCGACATCCTGCAGGACGACGAGTTCGCCCGCCTGCTGACGTTCCCCAACGTGCTCATCACCGGCCACCAGGCCTTCTTCACCCGGCACGCGCTGGAAGAAATCGCCAGCGTCACGCTGACGAATCTCACGCAACTTGAGCGCGGCAAACCCTGTCCCAATACACTCGCCTCCTGGTAA